The Lycium barbarum isolate Lr01 chromosome 12, ASM1917538v2, whole genome shotgun sequence genome includes a region encoding these proteins:
- the LOC132621380 gene encoding protein LIGHT-DEPENDENT SHORT HYPOCOTYLS 10-like, with protein MNPSAIVMAKELPAGSSRSSGDQVQNNPAPLSRYESQKRRDWNTFGQYLKNQRPPVALSQCNCNHVLEFLRYLDQFGKTKVHLHGCVFFGQPDPPAPCTCPLRQAWGSLDALIGRLRAAYEENGGSPENNPFGNGAIRLYLREVKECQAKARGIPYKKKKKRKLNNNSIKSIGAAATAAADEHKNLMQAT; from the coding sequence atgaatcctTCAGCTATAGTCATGGCAAAGGAACTGCCTGCTGGATCTTCACGATCCAGCGGTGACCAGGTGCAGAATAATCCTGCACCGTTGAGTCGATACGAGTCACAAAAAAGGCGAGACTGGAACACTTTCGGACAGTACTTGAAGAATCAGAGACCACCAGTTGCACTATCTCAGTGTAATTGCAACCATGTTCTAGAATTCCTTCGATACCTGGACCAGTTTGGGAAGACTAAGGTTCACTTACACGGGTGCGTGTTTTTCGGACAACCTGATCCACCAGCACCTTGTACTTGCCCACTAAGGCAGGCTTGGGGCAGCCTTGATGCTTTGATAGGGAGACTTAGAGCTGCTTATGAAGAAAACGGAGGGTCGCCAGAGAATAATCCGTTTGGGAATGGCGCGATTCGCCTTTATTTGAGAGAAGTAAAGGAGTGTCAAGCTAAGGCAAGAGGGATTCcttataagaagaagaagaaaaggaagctTAATAATAATTCAATTAAGTCCATTGGTGCTGCTGCTACTGCTGCTGCTGATGAACACAAGAATTTGATGCAAGCTACCTGA
- the LOC132621379 gene encoding epidermis-specific secreted glycoprotein EP1-like, which translates to MSSYSSLLVITLCSLFIATSANVPPAKTFKYINEGSFGEYSVEYGADYRTLNIVNFPFTLCFFNSTPNAFILGLRMGHRRSESVMRWVWEANRGKPVRENATLTFGADGNLKLIDVDGTVAWHTNTANKGVTGIKLLPNGNLVLHDKNDRFVWQSFEHPTDTLLVGQALRAKGPSRLVSRKSSKEPVDGPYSFVLEGRHWAMYYGSVNSQRPLPYFKSDDYGNGKGSLANFDFYCESEYGANHAFELGFGFNMTNSPSSGTSIFTRPKYNSTYTMFRVDMDGNLRMYTYEPNVDWRAWEITYQLFNRGNDGKSECKLPRRCGSLGVCEDSQCVACPSPRGLVGWSKGCAPPNLPPCRGGSKVDYYKVEGVEHFTSDYNEGTGPMKLSECKNRCNKDCKCVGFLYREESSKCLVVPELGALVKMDNSSHVGYIKISK; encoded by the coding sequence ATGTCTTCCTATTCTTCTTTGCTTGTAATCACACTTTGTTCCCTATTCATTGCAACTTCAGCCAATGTTCCGCCTGCCAAAACCTTCAAATACATCAATGAAGGCTCATTCGGCGAATATTCTGTTGAATACGGTGCAGATTATCGTACGTTAAACATTGTCAACTTCCCCTTTACACTTTGTTTCTTTAATTCTACCCCAAATGCCTTTATCCTTGGGCTACGAATGGGCCATCGAAGATCTGAATCcgttatgcgatgggtatgggaGGCTAATCGTGGCAAGCCTGTTCGAGAAAACGCCACTCTAACCTTTGGTGCTGACGGGAATTTGAAACTAATTGATGTCGATGGCACGGTAGCTTGGCATACCAATACTGCCAACAAGGGTGTGACAGGGATAAAACTCTTGCCTAATGGTAACTTGGTTTTACATGATAAAAATGATAGATTTGTTTGGCAAAGTTTTGAACACCCAACTGATACACTTTTGGTGGGTCAAGCTTTAAGGGCTAAAGGCCCATCTAGGCTTGTTAGTAGAAAATCTAGCAAAGAACCTGTTGATGGGCCTTATAGCTTTGTCCTGGAAGGGAGACATTGGGCCATGTATTATGGAAGTGTAAATTCACAAAGGCCTTTGCCATACTTCAAATCAGACGATTATGGCAATGGGAAAGGCTCTTTAGCTAACTTTGACTTCTATTGTGAGTCAGAATATGGTGCAAACCATGCTTTTGAGTTAGGATTTGGGTTTAACATGACAAATTCTCCTAGCTCTGGCACATCCATTTTTACTAGGCCCAAATACAATAGCACATACACTATGTTTAGAGTTGACATGGATGGTAATCTAAGAATGTACACTTATGAACCAAATGTTGATTGGCGGGCATGGGAGATCACATATCAACTTTTCAATAGGGGCAACGATGGGAAAAGCGAATGCAAGCTCCCGAGGAGGTGTGGATCATTGGGCGTTTGCGAGGACAGCCAGTGTGTGGCGTGTCCGAGCCCTCGAGGCTTGGTTGGGTGGAGCAAGGGTTGTGCACCACCAAATTTGCCACCATGCAGGGGAGGATCAAAGGTGGACTATTACAAGGTTGAAGGAGTTGAACATTTCACTAGTGATTATAATGAAGGTACTGGACCTATGAAGCTAAGTGAATGCAAAAATAGGTGCAATAAAGATTGCAAGTGCGTGGGCTTTCTCTATAGAGAGGAGTCATCAAAGTGCTTGGTTGTACCTGAGCTTGGAGCTTTGGTTAAAATGGACAATTCCTCCCATGTTGGCTACATCAAGATCTCAAAGTAG